In Maridesulfovibrio sp., a single genomic region encodes these proteins:
- a CDS encoding ABC transporter ATP-binding protein, which translates to MSDSVFLEVRGLSVRTAGRELVSEVGFKAYRGRVLGLVGESGSGKSLTCLSVLDLLPKGLAKSGEISVQGRSLENYPSVRALRGALMGMILQNPMSCFDPVFTIRSHFKETFSAHGSGLRGNEDRMIAALGEVGFTDPESVPDLYPFQMSGGMLQRVMIALTLIMESPFLIADEPTTDLDTVAQAQVLDLLAGLKQRRGLGMLLVTHDLGVIARLADDVAVMRNGRIIERGGVHDIFGNPQHEYTQKLINTHLDFSGYNRNGESVSHACS; encoded by the coding sequence ATGAGTGATTCAGTTTTTCTGGAGGTCCGAGGACTGTCCGTACGGACCGCCGGCCGCGAACTGGTTTCCGAGGTCGGTTTCAAGGCATATCGCGGCAGGGTGCTCGGTCTGGTGGGAGAAAGCGGAAGCGGCAAGTCTCTGACCTGCCTGTCCGTACTTGATCTTCTGCCCAAGGGGCTCGCCAAAAGCGGAGAGATATCCGTTCAGGGGCGATCCCTTGAAAACTATCCCTCGGTCAGAGCCCTTCGCGGCGCTTTGATGGGCATGATCCTGCAAAACCCCATGAGCTGCTTTGACCCGGTGTTCACCATCCGCAGCCATTTCAAGGAAACCTTTTCTGCACACGGGTCCGGACTTCGCGGCAATGAAGACCGCATGATCGCGGCATTGGGCGAAGTGGGCTTTACCGACCCGGAATCCGTTCCGGACCTGTATCCTTTCCAGATGAGCGGAGGAATGCTTCAACGGGTAATGATCGCCCTGACGCTGATAATGGAATCCCCTTTCCTGATTGCGGATGAACCGACCACAGATCTGGACACGGTCGCGCAGGCTCAGGTTCTGGACCTGCTTGCCGGTCTCAAACAGAGGCGCGGACTGGGCATGCTGCTCGTTACCCACGACCTGGGTGTCATAGCCCGCCTTGCAGATGATGTGGCTGTCATGCGTAACGGCAGAATTATCGAAAGGGGCGGCGTACACGATATATTCGGCAATCCTCAGCATGAGTACACGCAAAAGCTGATCAACACCCATCTTGATTTTTCAGGATACAACCGCAACGGAGAATCCGTCAGCCATGCCTGTAGTTGA
- the nikC gene encoding nickel ABC transporter permease subunit NikC, with amino-acid sequence MISPQGLMKTFKRSIPAIALILAIAICSMAVLAPYVTSCDPTEVNLEYKFAPPSWEHPLGCDHLGRDVLSRLLYGTRTSISSVAAIMAVVLILGFGVGTISGYAGGAVDSCLMRFCDVFLTFPTFILAMFLIGVLGTGIINVIIAVSLTHWAWYARIIRSMVLSLKNREYVLAARVAGTGRVRTVLQHILPPVVAQLIILCTLDIGHMMLHVSGLSFLGLGVTPPTPEWGVMISDARQFIWTHPSLIMIPGAMIFITVMAFNLLGDTLRDRLDPELSIQEEGVR; translated from the coding sequence ATGATATCCCCGCAGGGCTTGATGAAGACCTTCAAACGCAGCATCCCGGCCATCGCGCTGATACTGGCTATTGCCATCTGTTCCATGGCGGTGCTGGCCCCGTACGTGACCTCCTGTGACCCCACCGAGGTTAATCTTGAATACAAGTTCGCACCGCCTTCATGGGAACATCCGCTGGGCTGCGACCATCTGGGCAGGGATGTCCTTTCCCGGCTTCTTTACGGCACACGCACGTCGATAAGTTCTGTGGCAGCCATAATGGCCGTTGTCCTGATTCTGGGCTTCGGTGTCGGAACGATTTCAGGCTACGCCGGGGGAGCCGTAGACTCATGCCTCATGAGGTTCTGCGATGTTTTCCTGACGTTTCCGACATTCATTCTGGCCATGTTCCTGATCGGTGTTCTGGGCACGGGCATTATCAATGTCATCATTGCCGTATCGCTCACCCACTGGGCCTGGTATGCCAGAATCATCCGCAGCATGGTCCTTTCCCTGAAAAACAGGGAATACGTGCTGGCCGCAAGAGTTGCCGGAACAGGACGGGTCCGCACCGTCCTGCAGCATATCCTGCCGCCGGTAGTGGCCCAGCTGATAATCCTGTGTACGCTGGATATCGGACACATGATGCTCCATGTTTCTGGGCTGTCCTTTCTGGGACTGGGCGTAACCCCGCCCACACCGGAATGGGGAGTGATGATCAGCGATGCCCGGCAGTTTATCTGGACCCATCCGAGCCTGATCATGATTCCGGGCGCGATGATATTCATAACCGTCATGGCCTTCAACCTGCTGGGCGACACCCTGCGCGACAGGCTGGACCCGGAACTCAGCATTCAGGAGGAGGGCGTCCGATGA